The Helicoverpa armigera isolate CAAS_96S chromosome 25, ASM3070526v1, whole genome shotgun sequence genome has a window encoding:
- the LOC110374967 gene encoding prostasin has protein sequence MMRLILCFTLLLCAYSIADEIKDAPIEENNITVYDVSDKLVHFLGVDHEKERIKDLKEKLDTIGVYVVNHNLVANVLKNVTNETKLNETNFYHALNENDHFSFLSANDTKNLYLKLKEKMTRDDIMKILAEKGGRKKLVKSARRMMQQEIPEHSHEEQINDVVDKLLAEVPNDGHKIKKNDSHLWDPQGELEEKKSYHENKRSGRRIFKGERTNIRLYPFMASVHLMGRFWCGAVLYSKDLMITSASCLQLMHNNRFFRENPRVLQVRIGSNHSRIGGEMIDVLMVYFHPGYNPRTLKCNLAVLRLRRQILFTHHVLTKSIPIALEPHTPPPTAEVLVLGWGVTKISQKMAYEPIFLQRKILPVYPNSFCKEVYGDKFITETMFCAGTFTTGEGACDHDAGGPAILSGRLVGVISFGPAVCGYADAPTVFTLVGAYSDWIESVSESMAGYYTGGARSTTTTKSPLGEFIATYKVGKAGHAKPTFIGPLTLKTEVVINTTTTAMTTTTETTDVSPATGLRGGYESDGWSIDVNNK, from the exons ATGATGCGTTTGATATTGTGTTTCACATTACTACTATGTGCATACAGTATAGCAGATGAAATAAAAGATGCACCAATTGAAGAAAATAACATCACAGTGTACGATGTATCTGACAAATTAGTCCATTTCCTCGGTGTTGACCATGAAAAGGAAAGAATCAAAGATCTGAAAGAAAAACTCGATACAATCGGAGTATATGTAGTAAACCATAATTTGGTGGCCAACGTTCTAAAAAATGTgacaaatgaaacaaaattgaatGAAACTAACTTCTACCACGCACTGAATGAGAATGATCATTTCTCATTTTTGTCAGCAAATGATACGAAGAATTTGTATCTAAAGTTGAAAGAAAAGATGACTCGTGATGATATCATGAAGATCCTTGCAGAAAAGGGTGGAAGGAAGAAATTGGTGAAGTCAGCTCGAAGGATGATGCAACAAGAGATCCCTGAGCATTCGCATGAAGAACAGATTAATGATGTAGTGGATAAGCTGTTAGCTGAAGTACCAAACGATGgtcacaaaataaagaaaaatgataGTCACTTGTGGG ATCCCCAAGGCGAGTTAGAAGAGAAAAAGAGTTACCATGAAAACAAGCGCAGCGGCCGCCGAATTTTCAAGGGAGAGAGGACAAACATCAGACTCTATCCATTCATGGCTTCTGTCCATCTGATGGGCAGATTCTGGTGTGGAGCAGTTCTCTACAGCAAGGATCTGATGATCACTTCTGCTTCTTGTTTACAGTT GATGCATAACAACCGCTTCTTCCGAGAAAACCCTCGAGTATTACAAGTGAGGATCGGTAGTAACCATAGTCGGATTGGAGGCGAAATGATAGATGTATTGATG GTATACTTCCACCCCGGTTACAACCCAAGGACACTAAAATGCAACTTGGCAGTGCTGCGTCTCCGTCGTCAAATTCTCTTCACTCACCATGTCCTGACGAAGAGCATTCCCATTGCACTAGAACCCCACACCCCGCCACCAACTGCAGAAGTCCTGGTGCTGGGTTGGGGAGTTACCaag atatcaCAAAAGATGGCGTACGAGCCGATATTCTTGCAGAGGAAGATATTACCTGTGTATCCCAATTCCTTCTGCAAAGAGGTTTATGGAGA CAAGTTCATTACAGAGACCATGTTTTGTGCAGGCACATTCACGACGGGAGAAGGAGCTTGTGAT CACGATGCAGGTGGACCAGCAATATTATCAGGTCGGCTAGTAGGTGTTATATCATTTGGACCAGCTGTCTGTGGGTATGCAGATGCACCTACGGTATTCACTCTAGTGGGCGCCTACTCTGACTGGATTGAATCTGTCAGCGAATCT aTGGCAGGATACTACACAGGCGGGGCTCGTTCCACAACAACTACAAAATCGCCACTCGGCGAATTCATCGCCACATACAAAGTTGGGAAAGCTGGTCATGCCAAACCTACATTCATTGGTCCATTGACGTTAAAAACTGAAGTAGTTATTAATACGACTACGACAGCTATGACAACTACTACAGAAACTACAGATGTCTCTCCTGCGACAGGGTTGAGAGGGGGATACGAGTCTGATGGCTGGAGTATTGacgtcaataataaataa